From Nymphaea colorata isolate Beijing-Zhang1983 chromosome 6, ASM883128v2, whole genome shotgun sequence, a single genomic window includes:
- the LOC116256712 gene encoding L-type lectin-domain containing receptor kinase S.4-like — protein MALLMLVLLLFQTAASMAESFVFHGFKGANLTLDGMAAISSNGLLRLTSDSHVEDMGHGFYPLPIRFKDSSSASSATVTSFSTRFVFAITSQAPSCHGLAFALSPTDGIVGGAVNNFLGLFNNSNLGNSSNHILAVEFDTCKDPMFKDINDNHVGIDINSLISVSAAPAAYLAANNSNETIILQSGFPIFAWIDYQNDQQLLNVSISPSTEPVKPSRPLLSQPLNLSSVLEDFMYVGFSSGVGKLSGNHYIMGWSFSTDGEAQSLYLSQLPSLPVPNDKARQKKYVIIASVIAVVFMIVVSTACSYVAYKMQKKKKEKLADIMEVWELDYPHRFSYRTLYKATDGFKEKGLLGTGGFGSVYKGVMPGTSTQVAVKRISHNGKQGLREFVAEVASLGRVTHRSLVRLQGWCRRQDELLLVYDFMPNGSLDEFLFDDTKAATLNWELRMRILKGIADGLLYLHKGWEQVVVHRDVKASNVLLDGEMNARLGDFGLARLHEHGQNPQTTGVMGTVGYLAPELYRTGKATVSADVFAYGALLLEVVCGKRPIHTWRGGNGGEEEEIILAEWVLEWWQKGDITAAVDGRLEGRYGKEEAELMLKLGLLCSQAVPGARPTMRQVVQFLNGEASIHKSMGLPGSVFYEDDGAEHKGLPSFRSMQSDYDESD, from the coding sequence ATGGCTCTTCTCATGCTGGTTCTGTTGCTGTTCCAAACCGCTGCCTCCATGGCGGAGTCTTTCGTCTTCCATGGCTTCAAAGGAGCCAACCTCACCTTAGACGGAATGGCCGCCATTAGTTCCAATGGCCTTCTTCGCCTCACGAGCGATTCTCACGTCGAGGATATGGGCCACGGCTTCTACCCTCTTCCCATTCGCTTCAAAGATTCTTCTTCTGCAAGTAGTGCCACAGTTACCTCCTTCAGCACCCGTTTCGTCTTCGCCATCACCAGCCAAGCCCCTAGCTGTCACGGCTTGGCCTTCGCCCTCTCCCCCACCGACGGCATCGTCGGCGGGGCGGTCAACAACTTCCTCGGCCTCTTCAACAACTCCAACCTCGGCAATTCCTCTAACCACATACTCGCTGTCGAGTTTGACACCTGCAAGGACCCCATGTTCAAGGACATCAACGACAACCATGTCGGTATCGACATCAACTCTTTGATTTCTGTCTCTGCCGCTCCTGCTGCCTACCTTGCAGCGAACAATTCAAACGAGACCATCATCCTGCAAAGCGGCTTTCCGATCTTCGCTTGGATAGACTACCAGAATGATCAGCAGCTCCTCAACGTCAGTATTTCACCATCGACAGAACCTGTGAAGCCAAGCCGGCCTCTGCTTTCTCAACCTCTCAATCTCTCCTCTGTTCTCGAAGACTTCATGTATGTTGGCTTCTCTTCTGGAGTTGGAAAACTCTCCGGCAATCACTATATCATGGGATGGAGCTTCTCCACCGATGGAGAAGCTCAATCTCTTTATCTCTCCCAACTCCCTTCCCTTCCCGTTCCAAATGACAAAGCAAGACAAAAGAAGTACGTGATCATAGCCTCTGTTATAGCAGTAGTGTTCATGATCGTTGTCTCGACAGCCTGTTCGTATGTGGCTTATAAaatgcagaagaagaagaaggaaaagcttGCTGATATCATGGAAGTTTGGGAACTAGACTACCCACATAGATTTTCGTATAGGACACTCTATAAAGCCACTGACGGGTTCAAAGAGAAGGGGCTTTTGGGTACTGGTGGTTTTGGTAGCGTGTACAAAGGCGTCATGCCAGGAACTTCGACCCAAGTTGCAGTGAAGAGGATCTCCCACAATGGGAAACAGGGACTGAGAGAGTTCGTAGCAGAGGTCGCCAGCTTAGGGAGAGTGACTCACAGAAGCCTTGTTCGACTGCAAGGGTGGTGTAGAAGACAGGATGAGCTCCTTCTTGTGTATGATTTCATGCCAAATGGTAGTCTCGATGAGTTTCTCTTTGATGATACAAAAGCGGCAACCTTGAATTGGGAACTGAGGATGAGGATCCTCAAGGGGATTGCTGATGGGCTGCTGTATCTTCACAAAGGGTGGGAGCAGGTGGTGGTGCATAGGGATGTGAAGGCCAGCAACGTCCTCTTAGATGGCGAAATGAACGCAAGGTTGGGAGATTTCGGGCTTGCTAGACTTCACGAGCACGGCCAGAATCCGCAGACGACCGGCGTCATGGGCACCGTAGGCTACCTTGCGCCGGAACTGTACAGAACAGGGAAGGCCACAGTTTCTGCAGATGTATTCGCCTATGGCGCCTTGCTTCTTGAGGTGGTGTGCGGGAAGAGGCCGATTCATACATGGAGAGGTGGCAATGgtggagaagaggaggagataATTTTGGCTGAGTGGGTGCTCGAGTGGTGGCAGAAGGGGGACATTACTGCGGCTGTGGACGGGAGGCTAGAGGGGAGGTACGGGAAGGAGGAGGCTGAGTTGATGCTGAAACTTGGCCTGCTGTGCTCGCAGGCGGTGCCCGGGGCGAGGCCTACAATGCGTCAAGTGGTTCAATTCCTCAACGGTGAGGCCTCGATACACAAGTCGATGGGCTTGCCGGGTTCAGTGTTCTACGAAGACGACGGAGCGGAGCACAAAGGTCTCCCTTCCTTCAGATCTATGCAGTCTGACTACGACGAATCCGATTGA
- the LOC116256394 gene encoding L-type lectin-domain containing receptor kinase S.4-like, with translation MVLLVVQILFLLLTTSSMGEHFIFNDFKGANLSLDGAAAITSNGLLLLTNDSHVEAVGHGFYPRPIPFKKSFSSTSSSSARNATVTSFSTRFAFAITSQFSNTSCHGLAFVLSPTAGIAGGVPNNYLGLFNNSNPGNSSDHFLAVEFDTCNDPMFRDINNNHVGLGVDSLVSVTAAPAAYFVTDNSNEPINLQSGFLIYAWIDYQSDRQLFDVSISPSTDPVKPKRPLLSQPINLSSVVEDFMYVGFSSGVGKLSGNHYIVGWSFSTDGAAQSLDVSQLASLLHPNDKARSRTYVIITSVTAVAFIVIVSIVCLYVAFKIQKKKKEKLADIMEDWELNYPHRFPYRTLYRATKGFKEKEILGRGGFGKVYKGVLPGTSTEVAVKRISHNGEQGLREFIAEVASLGRVTHRNLVRLLGWCRRQDELILVYDFMPNGSLDRFLFDDAKASNLIWELRMRILRGVADGLLYLHKGWEQVAVHRDVKASNVLLDGEMNARLGDFGLARLHDHGQNPQTTCVMGTVGYLAPEVYKTGKATVCADVFAYGALLLEVVCGKRPIYTWRDGNGGEEEIILAEWVLEWWQKGDITAAVDQRLQGRYVKEEAELALKLGLLCSRAAPEARPTICQLVQFLNGEASMHRALEYMLF, from the coding sequence ATGGTTCTTCTTGTAGTACAGATCCTATTCCTGCTCCTAACTACGTCCTCCATGGGAGAGCATTTCATCTTCAATGATTTCAAAGGAGCCAACCTCAGCTTAGATGGAGCGGCCGCTATCACCTCCAATGGCCTTCTTCTCCTCACCAACGACTCTCACGTCGAGGCTGTGGGACACGGCTTTTACCCTCGTCCCATTCCCTTCAAAAAATCTTTTTcttccacttcttcttcttctgcaagGAATGCCACAGTCACCTCCTTCAGCACCCGTTTCGCCTTTGCCATCACCAGCCAATTCAGTAACACCAGCTGCCACGGCTTGGCATTCGTCCTCTCTCCTACTGCCGGCATAGCCGGCGGGGTGCCGAACAACTACCTCGGCCTCTTCAACAACTCCAACCCCGGCAATTCTTCCGATCACTTTCTTGCCGTGGAGTTCGACACCTGTAACGACCCCATGTTCAGAGACATCAACAACAACCACGTTGGTCTCGGCGTCGACTCTTTGGTCTCTGTCACGGCTGCTCCTGCTGCCTACTTTGTGACAGACAATTCAAACGAGCCCATAAACCTCCAAAGCGGCTTTCTAATCTACGCTTGGATAGACTACCAGAGCGATCGCCAGCTATTCGACGTGAGCATTTCGCCATCGACAGACCCTGTGAAGCCAAAACGGCCTCTTCTATCCCAGCCTATCAATCTCTCCTCTGTTGTCGAAGACTTCATGTATGTTGGCTTCTCTTCTGGAGTTGGTAAACTCTCCGGCAATCATTACATCGTTGGATGGAGCTTTAGTACTGATGGAGCGGCTCAATCTCTTGATGTCTCCCAACTCGCGTCCCTTCTCCATCCAAATGACAAAGCGAGATCAAGAACGTACGTCATCATAACCTCCGTTACAGCAGTAGCGTTCATAGTCATTGTCTCCATTGTCTGTTTATATGTAGCttttaaaatccaaaagaaaaagaaggaaaagcttGCTGATATAATGGAAGATTGGGAACTAAACTACCCGCATAGATTTCCGTATAGGACGCTTTACAGAGCTACCAAGGGATTCAAAGAGAAGGAGATCTTGGGCAGAGGTGGTTTTGGTAAAGTGTACAAAGGCGTCCTACCAGGAACTTCCACCGAAGTTGCAGTGAAGAGGATCTCCCACAACGGGGAACAGGGACTGAGAGAGTTCATAGCAGAGGTCGCAAGCCTAGGAAGAGTGACTCACAGAAACCTTGTTCGACTACTCGGTTGGTGTAGAAGACAGGATGAGCTCATTCTTGTGTATGACTTCATGCCAAATGGTAGCCTTGATAGGTTTCTCTTTGATGATGCAAAAGCGTCAAACTTGATTTGGGAACTGAGGATGAGGATCCTCAGGGGGGTTGCTGATGGGCTGCTGTATCTTCACAAAGGTTGGGAGCAGGTGGCGGTGCATAGAGATGTGAAGGCCAGCAATGTCCTCTTAGATGGAGAAATGAACGCAAGGTTGGGAGACTTCGGGCTTGCAAGACTTCACGATCACGGCCAGAATCCACAGACGACCTGCGTGATGGGCACTGTAGGCTACCTTGCGCCGGAAGTGTACAAAACAGGGAAGGCCACAGTTTGTGCAGATGTATTCGCCTATGGCGCCTTGCTTCTTGAGGTGGTGTGCGGGAAGAGGCCGATTTATACATGGAGAGATGGCAATGGAGGAGAAGAGGAGATAATTTTGGCTGAGTGGGTGCTCGAGTGGTGGCAGAAGGGGGATATAACTGCGGCTGTGGACCAGAGGCTACAGGGAAGGTACGTGAAGGAGGAGGCTGAGTTGGCGCTGAAGCTTGGCCTGCTGTGCTCACGGGCAGCGCCTGAGGCGAGGCCTACAATCTGTCAACTGGTTCAGTTCCTCAACGGTGAGGCCTCGATGCATAGGGCGCTGGAGTACATGCTATTTTGA